A region from the Microcoleus sp. AS-A8 genome encodes:
- a CDS encoding WD40 repeat domain-containing protein, which translates to MASGQCLKTLQDYPNWVLSVAFSPDGQILATSSDRTVKLWDVREGRCLQTLQEHTNWVWSVAFSPDGKTLACGSGDRKIWLWDVTSGKCLNILQGHTNAVWSVHWSPDGQLLASGSDDHTVRLWDVTRGECLNILQGHTNGVWSVAFSRDGQRLASGSDDHTLRLWDVHEGRCLKTLQGHSHGVGSVTFSPEGESVASGSQDETIKLWDVKTGECQNTLKSERLYEGMNITGIKGLTQVQKTTLKALGAVELDDLLMR; encoded by the coding sequence GTGGCTAGCGGTCAATGTCTGAAAACCTTGCAGGACTATCCTAACTGGGTACTATCGGTAGCCTTTAGCCCGGATGGTCAAATCTTAGCCACTAGTAGCGATCGCACCGTCAAACTGTGGGATGTCCGCGAGGGGAGGTGCCTCCAAACCTTGCAGGAACATACCAACTGGGTTTGGTCAGTAGCGTTTAGTCCCGATGGCAAAACCTTAGCTTGTGGCAGTGGCGATCGCAAAATCTGGCTGTGGGATGTCACTAGCGGGAAGTGCCTGAACATTTTGCAAGGACATACCAATGCGGTTTGGTCAGTGCATTGGAGTCCTGATGGTCAACTTCTCGCCAGTGGCAGTGATGATCATACGGTACGGTTGTGGGATGTGACTCGTGGGGAGTGCCTGAACATTTTGCAGGGACATACCAATGGAGTGTGGTCAGTTGCCTTTAGTCGCGATGGTCAACGTCTCGCCAGTGGCAGTGATGACCATACACTAAGGTTGTGGGATGTCCATGAGGGTCGGTGCCTGAAAACGTTGCAGGGTCATAGCCACGGAGTCGGGTCAGTTACGTTTAGTCCTGAAGGGGAGTCCGTAGCTAGTGGGAGTCAAGATGAAACCATTAAGCTGTGGGATGTCAAGACGGGTGAGTGTCAAAACACTTTAAAAAGTGAGAGACTCTACGAGGGAATGAACATCACTGGCATTAAGGGTTTAACACAGGTACAGAAAACTACGCTGAAAGCTTTAGGGGCAGTTGAATTAGATGATTTGCTGATGCGTTAG
- a CDS encoding NB-ARC domain-containing protein yields MTVEDALLIVEKVLEQERLNKVQEIVFRQAWEGRSYQEIAESSSYDLGYIRDAGSKLWQLLSRAFGEKVSKNNLQSVLKRYSRTVLVSESQQVQSVASHPITTLKSSTNQYQDWGDAVDVSVFYDRIEDLATLKRWIVEERCRVVTLFGMGGMGKTALSVKLAQQIQGEFKDLIWRSLLHAPSLEDLLGDLIEFLSQQQVTDLPKTLDEKCKLTPGEFTKCRPEQICFC; encoded by the coding sequence ATGACGGTTGAAGACGCACTTTTAATTGTTGAGAAAGTTTTAGAACAAGAACGCTTAAACAAAGTTCAAGAAATTGTATTTAGGCAAGCTTGGGAAGGACGGTCATATCAGGAGATTGCAGAAAGCTCTAGTTATGACCTTGGTTACATTAGGGATGCTGGCTCTAAACTATGGCAGCTACTCTCACGCGCCTTTGGGGAAAAGGTATCAAAAAATAATCTTCAGTCTGTCTTGAAGCGGTATTCACGCACCGTGTTGGTCAGCGAATCCCAGCAGGTTCAAAGCGTTGCTTCCCATCCAATCACGACCTTGAAGTCAAGTACTAACCAGTATCAAGACTGGGGTGATGCGGTGGATGTATCCGTTTTCTACGATCGCATTGAAGACCTTGCTACCCTAAAACGCTGGATTGTCGAGGAACGCTGCCGAGTCGTGACACTGTTTGGCATGGGGGGAATGGGTAAAACCGCTCTATCTGTCAAGCTAGCTCAACAAATTCAGGGGGAATTTAAGGACCTGATTTGGCGATCGCTACTGCACGCCCCATCTCTTGAAGACCTACTAGGCGACCTGATCGAATTTCTGTCTCAGCAGCAGGTCACAGATTTGCCAAAAACGTTAGACGAGAAATGCAAACTTACACCAGGTGAATTTACAAAATGCCGACCTGAGCAAATCTGTTTTTGCTGA
- a CDS encoding histidine decarboxylase encodes MASNYGIDSREFEQACLKWFAQLYELDDHWGYVNSCGTEGNLYGIFLGRELYPDGIVYSSRDTHYSIAKASRLFRIPHVIVESQDNGELNYEHLELSLRQNRHHPAIININLGTTLKGATDRIDRVLDLLEQLNIDKFHIHCDGALGGLLLPFIEDAPKISFQKPIGSIAVSGHKFIGSPIPCGVVLTRREYVRKIEQDIEYIGSKDTTIMGSRNGLAPLFLWYAIATRGEHFREEVKACVNNAHYLYNCLGKIDYSAMLNDFSTTVVLHKPDAEVCRKWQLATQGELAHLVVMQNITVDFIDLFMNDLRASLNRNISNASANHLIQLPLKLSA; translated from the coding sequence GTGGCTAGCAACTACGGCATTGATTCGAGGGAGTTTGAACAAGCTTGTCTGAAATGGTTTGCTCAGTTGTACGAACTAGACGATCACTGGGGATATGTCAATTCCTGTGGTACAGAAGGCAATTTGTACGGCATTTTTTTGGGGCGGGAACTCTACCCGGATGGGATTGTTTACAGTTCCAGGGATACTCACTACTCCATTGCCAAAGCATCGAGGCTGTTTCGGATACCGCATGTCATCGTCGAGTCTCAGGATAACGGTGAACTCAACTATGAACACCTAGAGTTGAGCTTAAGACAAAATCGCCACCACCCCGCCATCATTAATATCAACCTGGGAACAACGCTCAAAGGTGCAACAGATCGAATCGACCGAGTACTTGATTTACTCGAACAACTCAACATTGATAAATTTCACATTCACTGCGATGGAGCCTTGGGAGGGTTACTACTGCCCTTCATCGAAGACGCACCCAAGATTAGCTTTCAGAAACCCATTGGTAGTATTGCCGTCAGTGGTCACAAGTTTATTGGTTCTCCCATTCCCTGTGGAGTGGTACTAACACGCCGAGAGTACGTCAGGAAGATAGAGCAAGACATTGAGTACATCGGCAGTAAAGATACAACCATTATGGGCAGTCGTAATGGATTGGCTCCCCTGTTTCTCTGGTATGCGATCGCTACTAGAGGCGAGCATTTCAGGGAAGAGGTTAAAGCCTGTGTCAATAACGCTCATTATCTCTACAACTGTTTAGGGAAAATAGACTACTCTGCGATGCTCAACGACTTCTCTACCACTGTAGTTTTGCACAAACCTGATGCAGAAGTATGTCGCAAGTGGCAATTAGCCACCCAAGGAGAGTTAGCACATTTAGTAGTGATGCAGAATATTACGGTCGATTTTATCGACCTGTTCATGAACGATTTGAGAGCTTCTTTAAATCGTAATATCTCTAACGCATCAGCAAATCATCTAATTCAACTGCCCCTAAAGCTTTCAGCGTAG